The sequence below is a genomic window from Lolium perenne isolate Kyuss_39 chromosome 7, Kyuss_2.0, whole genome shotgun sequence.
aaccaaaccaaaccaaaaacttcttcatctctctctcttcctGCGTGAACCGCGGAGCAAGGAAGGAGGAGCCGTCGCCGGCGTACTAATCGCGCGCGGGGGCCTCCCCTCTCATCCACCCGGTGAGTTTGTGCGCCGGCCTCGGTGCTCAGCTCTCTCCTGATTTTCTGCGGTTGATTTCGACCGATCGATCGATCGATTGATTGGGGGTGAGCTCGTCTGATTTGGTGCTGCCGCCGCAGGTCTCCTGCCGTCGAGGGATCGAAGCGCCGGCGGGCGGGCAGTCGGTGGAGGGGCCCGGCGCCTTTCGTGTTCGTTCTCCCCCGTCACCAGCAAAACAATAAATCgatctgctcctcctggtgacgaATTTCCCAGGTACGAATACACGCGCGCGCTCGCCTGCTCTGTGCCTTACGGGCCTGTTGATTTTGTGGCTGATCGCTCTCCTCCGGATGGTCTGTCCCCCGTGCAGATTGCGTCGCGGGATCGGGTCGGCAGTGGGGGCAAAGGCAGGATTCACGCCGCTTTGCCCCTAAAATCAACTCCGGTATGCCCCCTCACGCTGCTCTCTGCTTTTTCTCCATTGATTTCAGCTGAAATTTCTGCTGGCCACTAACGAACGGAGGGCGGTCTGTTTTAAATTTCTGCAGATATGGGCGAGGAACCCGAAATGAGGCTCTAGATTTCACATCGGTTGTGCCGTTGCGGTGTGGATTGTTCGCAGAGGGTCTCCTCCATTTTACAAGGAAGGGAACCCCAGGCTTGATCCCTCATCAAATGGCTCCTACTACTAATTCCTAGTGTACAGCTTCCTAGTGTAAATACTGGTAGTGGCTGCCAGCTTCAGCTCCAGCCCGCTTGCTAATCCTGCGAAGATGTCGTCGGCCGGCGTCATCGCGCTCGGGCCGGTGCCCGACGACCTGGCCTTCCTGCCCATCAGCTTCGGCCGCTCGGGCCGCTGCTCCTCCGCCTCGCAGCTGCAGGACcacatcctcatcttcctcgcggTCCCGGGCGCGCCGCCGATGCCGATGAGCGTGCTGGGCACCGACTCCATCGCCTCCGTCAAGCTGCGCATCCAGCGCTTCAAGGGCTTCGTCGTCAACAAGCAGCGCCTCGTGCTCGACGGCCACGAGCTCGCCCGCAACAACTGCCCCGTCAGGGACTACGGCCTCGAGGACGGCAACGTGCTGCACCTCGTCATCCGCCTCGCCGACCTCCGCGTCATCAACATCGAGACCGCCAGCGGCAAGAAGTTCCAGTTCCAGGTCGACCAGACCCGCAACGTCAAGTACCTCAAGACCAAGCTCGCGGACGACGAGGACCTCGGCTGCCTCGAGGACGACAAGCTCGAGTACGACGGTGAGGTGCTCGAGGACCACCGCTTGATCGCTGATATCAGCAACAGGGATGATGCTGTGCTTCATCTGTTCATCCGCAAACCGGCAAAGCTACGGACGCAGCAGGTTGAGAAGGATACCTTGGTTACGGTTGATAACCCTCAGGAGAAAGAGAACCTTCAAGATGAATCTCTTGTTATGAACCCTGCGAAACCGGCTGGTGGCAAGCCTGCTCCTGTTGAACCGATCGTTGTGAACCGTAAGGCGAGGCTTTCGCCTGAAGTGGTGAaaatgattgactcggcaatagcTGGTCTTGAGAACGGACACACGCCAGTTATGTCAGCAGAAGGTTCAGGGGGTGTTTACTTCATGCAAGATTCATCAGGCCAGAAGAATGTCGCGGTGTTCAAGCCCATTGACGAGGAACCAATGGCCGAGAACAACCCGAGGGGTCTCCCGCTGTCGACTGATGGGGAAGGCATGAAGAGGGGGACACGTGTTGGGGAAGGTGCGCTCAGGGAAGTTGCGGCTTATATTCTGGATCACCAGGTTGTTGAGCGTGAATCGGGTCGCAgtgttggcttctctggtgtgcctCCCACAGCAATTGTCCGAAGCTTACATAGGGGGAAGAGCTTCAAGGTTGGATCCCTGCAGATGTTCAAGGAGAACGATGGCAGCTGCGAGGACATGGGTCCCCGTGCTTTTCCGGTGAAGGAGGTCCACAAAATAGCAGTGTTAGATATTAGGCTAGCGAATGCTGATCGTCACGCAGGGAACATTCTAGTTTCCAAGGAAGAAGGTGCCACCTACAAGCTCATCCCAATTGATCATGGTTACTGCCTGCCAGAGAAGGTGATTATCTTTCTCTTGCATTGTTACTTTTAGCTCCTAAGCATCATAGTTCTTCTGTCATGCAGATCATAACTCGTGTTGCCTTGTTTCAATGCAGTTTGAGGATTGCACCTTTGAGTGGCTTTACTGGCCTCAAGCCCGTGAGCCGTTCAACGACGAGACTACTGAATATATTAGCTCTCTAGACGCTGAAGAGGACATCAAGCTTCTCAAGTTCCACGGGTGGGAGCTGTCTTCAAGCTGTGCCCGTGTCCTGCGCATCAGCACCATGCTGTTGAAAAAGGGGGCGGCACGTGGCCTCACGCCATATGACATAGGACGTATATTGTGCAGGGAAACTGTGAATAGGGACTCCGAGATCGAGGACATCATCCAGGAAGCAGAGGATGCTGTTCTTCCAGGGACAAGTGAGAACCTGTTCCTGGAAACCGTATCCGAGATCATAGACCGCCGCCTCCTCGGCAAGTAATATTTGCTTTTAGAACACTCGGAATAACTGATCTAGTTGTTCGTCTGTATCGGTTTGATGTAAGTATGTTTCACAAGGCACTGCTGATCCAGGCCTCTCAATGCACTGATGATTTCATTTGTTTTTAAGCCCCAAATGACTTCGCTTGTTTGTAGCCGCTCAAGTACATTTCCTTTGTGTGATTATAGATGTCTGTGCTGGTGCTGCGTCAGACTCAGACCTACTATCAGTGGATTAGGTGAGGAACTACATGTCCTTGTGATTTTGCTGGAGCTCTTTGCCGCTGCTTCATGCATATCAAATGGTTGTATTGTCCTAGTGTGTTCTCCATTTGGAATTTGCAGAAGTTGCATGAATAATCCAAGAACTTTGCTGAAGCTGCAATGAAAACCAGTTGATCCGTGACCAAAGTTTGGTGTGGAATTTGTAATCGCTTGTACATTTGGGTCGTCCATTTTGTCACCCTTTAACGTCAACCCTCTTTGTTTTACATGTTGAACTTTTCTTGAGTACTAGTCGGTCTCTAATTTTTTTTGCTAGCAAGTTGATTCTCTCTCATAGCCGACCGAATCAAATGCCATAATTAACCGAGGACGAGCGGAGGTTCAAAGGACTGAAAGGCACGCGGAGCAGTTTACTTTGACTCGAAGATCTGAACTGAAGGGTGCGCGGGTATCCTATAAAAAACCTCCACATCATGCCTTTGCTGTGCACTATCTCAAACTTGTTTATTCAGCACTCAACCTCACACGTCTCACCTCACTTTTTGTCTAAAACTTATCATGTTACCGTTGCCTCGCAACTTATCATTGTCCCCTAAGCTCTGTCAGTGCTGGGTCTTCTCTCGTTTTTATTTGAAGGTCCCAGACAAGAACCGGGACAGGCCCTGTGCACGGGTGCGGAGATCCTTTTTGTTCCTTGCAAAAATGCAGCAACTTCAGATTTTTGGGGGTATTTTGCTTTGCATAGCGTCTCCCTCTTAATCTCTATGGACTGACATTGCAATGGACGTGGTTAAATTCTTTTTTAAACATGTGCTCATATATTAATTTAAGACACAAGTTTTGATTACAGTCACTTTTAAGCCTGTCCTCCACCGACGGAGGGGCACGCCCCAACACCACACACTCACTCAAagttctaagagcatctctaacaagcCC
It includes:
- the LOC127313850 gene encoding phosphatidylinositol 4-kinase gamma 4 — translated: MSSAGVIALGPVPDDLAFLPISFGRSGRCSSASQLQDHILIFLAVPGAPPMPMSVLGTDSIASVKLRIQRFKGFVVNKQRLVLDGHELARNNCPVRDYGLEDGNVLHLVIRLADLRVINIETASGKKFQFQVDQTRNVKYLKTKLADDEDLGCLEDDKLEYDGEVLEDHRLIADISNRDDAVLHLFIRKPAKLRTQQVEKDTLVTVDNPQEKENLQDESLVMNPAKPAGGKPAPVEPIVVNRKARLSPEVVKMIDSAIAGLENGHTPVMSAEGSGGVYFMQDSSGQKNVAVFKPIDEEPMAENNPRGLPLSTDGEGMKRGTRVGEGALREVAAYILDHQVVERESGRSVGFSGVPPTAIVRSLHRGKSFKVGSLQMFKENDGSCEDMGPRAFPVKEVHKIAVLDIRLANADRHAGNILVSKEEGATYKLIPIDHGYCLPEKFEDCTFEWLYWPQAREPFNDETTEYISSLDAEEDIKLLKFHGWELSSSCARVLRISTMLLKKGAARGLTPYDIGRILCRETVNRDSEIEDIIQEAEDAVLPGTSENLFLETVSEIIDRRLLGK